Part of the Hordeum vulgare subsp. vulgare unplaced genomic scaffold, MorexV3_pseudomolecules_assembly, whole genome shotgun sequence genome is shown below.
CCCAAGCACACGTATTAACTAGAATATAGATAATAGAAGGCTTGTTATTTAACAGTATAACATAGACTATATACCAATGTCAACCAAGTCAGCCCAAAGATTGGCTATCCATATAAATAAattaaccaaaccaataattttgTATTTGTAAATGAAGTGAGTAAAAGTTAAAAACTTTGATGGGTCTTTTCTATATGGGTTGCCCGGGACTCGAACCCGGAACTAGTCGGATGGAGTAGATAATTCTTCCTTGTTACAATAGAGAAAAATCCCTCCCCAAATCGTGCTTGCATTTTTCATTGCACACGACTTTCCCTATGTAGAAATAGCCAATATTCTATTCCAAAGAGGAAGTTCTACTAATTTTTTAATTAGTAAGTTGATTCACCTACTCTTTATTATAATAAAAGGAACATTTCAGAATgaaaaatatgaaagttttttCTTGATCATTTATCAACCCTTTCCTGTTTATTAGTTTTGTCTAATGATTAATTAAGAGGGTTGACCAGGTCATTGATACCTATAATATCCAAATACCAAATACGCTCAGTGTGTGATCCACTGAAAGAAAAAAGAGTTGTTTTGGTGAACATCAAAGAAAAAACTTGCTCTTCTTCCGTaaaaaattcttctaaaaatgccgAACCCAATCGTTGCATAAAAGTTCGTACCGTGCTTTTATGTTTACGAGCTAAAGTTCTAGCGCATGAAAGTCGAAGTATATACTTTAGTCGATACAAAGTCCGTTTTTTCGAAGAtccactatgataatgaaaaagaTTTCTACATATCCGACCAAATCGATCAAGAATATCCCAATCTGATAAATCCGTCCAAATGGGTTTACTAATAGGATGCCCCGATCCAGTACAAAATTGAGCTTTTGATAAGTATCCTATGAGGAGAGTAGCGGGGACTATGGTATCGAATTTTTTCATTCGAGTATCTATGAGAAATGAATTCTCCAGCATTTGATTCCTTACCAACAAAGGACTTTTTGGTACACTTGAAAGGTATCCCATAAAATCGAAGCAAGAGTTTGCTAATTGGTTTATATGGATTCTTCGCGGCTGAGtccaaaaaaagaaataatattGCCAGAAATTGATAAGGTAGCATTTCcatttctttttcaaaaaaaaactgccTTTTGATGCAAGAATTGCCTTTCCTTGATATCGAACATAATGTATAAGAGGATCCATAAAGAACCATAAGGTTTTCCGAGAAAAACCAGGGTACATTATCCCAAAATGTTCCATCTTCCTAGAAAAGTGGATTCGTTCCAGAAAAGTTCCAGAATATGCTAATGGTAAGCAAGAAGATTGTTTACGaagaaacaacaagaaaaattcaTATTCTGATACATAAGAGTTATATAGGAATTTAACtagtcttttattttctttttgaaaaaaaagaatGGATTTCATTGAAGTAATAAAACTATTCCAATTCGAATAGTAGTTGAGAAAGAATCGCAATAAATGCAAAGATGGAACATCTTGGATACGGTATTgaaggagttgaaccaagatttcCAAATGGATAGGATAGGGTATTTCTATATGTGATAGATAATCCAAATGCAAAAATTTGTCTTCTAAAAAGGGAAATATTGAATGAATAGAGCGTAAATTCTGAAACtttggtatttctttttctttcggacAAGATAATTCCCGTAGCGAGAATGGGATTTCCACAACAATCGCAAACCCCTCAGATAGAATCTGAGAATAAAACTCAGAATAAAAAAAAATTTTGTAATCCAATAATCGATCTTGATTAGGATGATTAACCGAGTTATCCAAAAAATTCTGCTGATACATTCGAATAATTAAACGTTTCACAAGTAGTGAACTAAATTTCTTGTTATTCCAACTAACTATTTCCACAGGTTCAGAACCGTTTAATCCATAATCATGAGCAAATGCATAAATATACTCCTGAAAGAGAAGTGGGTAGACAAAGTATTGTTGACGAGATTTCTGTTTTTCTGAATACCCTTCGAATTTTTCCATTTGTATTTCTACTTGAATCAGAGAGAAGAAGCATTTCTCGGTTTATCGAATGATGATACATAGTGCAATATGGTCAGAACAGGGTGTTGCATTTTTAATACAAACCCTGGAAAGAAAGGGAGTCTAATCCACGGATCTTTTTCCGCTCCTTTTCTACCGAATTAGTTTATGTTTGTTCTAAATTACAAAAAAGAACAGAacaagttttttatttttgcagGCCAATCGCTCTTTTGACTTTGGAATACAGCCTCTTTATCAATATACTGCTTCTTTTACACATTCAATCCATAACATCCCTTATTCAATCCATAATCAAGAATAATTAGGAtttctaaaaaaaaagaaaaaataaagggtCCACTCATAGGAAAACCCAACCTTTCCCCACATCCGGCACTAATCTATTTTTAACGTCTAATTAGAGCGGGGAATCCTTCCAATTAGGAAGTTAAGCTCGTTGCTTTTTATTTTACCAGAATTGGAGCCAGGCTCTATCCATTTATTCACTAGACCCAGAAAATCGTAATTTTGGATTCCATTCAAAAAAGATTGATTTTATTACGACATGCTATTTTTTCCATTCATTACCTTTGAGGATCAGTCGTGGTCTTCTAGACTCTACCAAGAGTCTGGACGAATTTGTTGTTTCATCCAAATGTGTAAAAGATCATAGTCGCACTTAAAAGCCGAGTACTCTACCATTGAGTTAGCAACCCAGATAAAAAAAGGATCTTAGATACGATCGAAATCCAAAAATCAATGGAATTACACCGCGCGCTTCTGTCAAAACATTGAACTAGCAAGACATCAAAAGAAAGATTTTATCGACCATGAAAAACACTCAAATGGCAAAACGAACAGGTCCGGTTAAATTCCACTAAAGTGAAAAAAAAGAGCGACCCTAATCACGATGGCCAAATTCTCCTTTTTTTAgcgatttttattaaaaaaaatatatattatattgTATGAGAATACATGCAAGAGGAACACCCTTATCATTTGAGCGAAGTGTAAGCAGAAAAATTAAATATGGAGTGAGGATAAAGAGACCCATCTATCTACAAATTCTATTTGTTCAATAGACCTTTGTCAATGGAAATACAATGGTAAGAAAACAAATTAGatagaaaaagtaaataaaataggGGCTTATGTTGGATTGGCACGATATAAATCCAAATAGGATTAAGAAAGAGGTAAATTGTGTCTAAATAATTAGACAACGAGGAATACTAATAATCTTCTCCTATCCTACTTTTTTATTCATTTAGTTCTTCAATTAACTCaaagttctttctttttctttaaagAATTCCGCCTTCCTTAAAATATCATAAACAGTTCTTGTCGGTTGAGCACCCTTTTCAAGGAAATAGAGAATAGCtggaacatttaaacaagtttgatTCTTTATCGGATCATAAAAACCTACTTTTCGAAGATCTCTTCCTTCTCTTCGAGATCGAACATCAATTGCAACGATTCGATAGACAGCTTATTGGGATAGATGTAGATAAACAACGCCCCCCCTAGAAACGTATAGGAGGTTTTCTCCTCATACGGCTCGAGAAAATGATTCGAATTTCTGTCGATAATAATAGAAATTAGACTATGACGTCCATTAATTTCCTTACAGAAAAAACAAATTTCATTTATACTCATGACTCAAGTTGGCTAATTCTGCCTGAGAAACTTCGAAGGCAAAATCCTTCAAAAATTTTTGAGTCGTCTTTAAACTCTTTTCTTTGTCTCATTTCGAACGAATTGACTTTTATTCCTTATTCTGATCCAACTCTGTTGTTGAGACAATTGAAAATTGTGTTTACTTGTTCTGGAATCCTTTATCTTTGATTTGTGAAATCCTTGGGTTTAGACATTACTTCGGgaattcctatttttttctttcaaaagagTAGCAACATACCCTTTTTTCTTATTTCCTTCGATAAAGCATTTATCTCTTCTATAGAAATCTAATAAGGGGGATTGATTCTGATATACTTTTATTGGACTTTCTTCGTATTTTAACCTTTCGATTTATTTCTATATTAAGGATAGACTGACAAAGTTGGCCTAATTTATTAGTTTTCACTAACCCTAGATTCTTTCCCTTGATAAAAAATAAACTCTGTCCTCTCGAGCTCCATCGTGTACTATGTTACTTAAACCCTGCGCAAATTTGGTTCGGAACGAATAGAACAGGCTATGTCGAGCCAAGAGCATTTTCATTACTATGGAAAATGATGGATAGCAAAATCCACAATCGATCATGTCCTTCAAGTCGCACGTTGCTTTCTACCACATCGTTTTAAACGAAGTTTTACCATAACAAACATTCCTCTTTTCATTGCAAAGTGGTATAGAAAATTGATCCAATATGGATGGAATCATGAATAGTCATTGGTTTTGTTTTTTGTATACTAATTAAAATTAAAACTTGCTATCTATGGAGCAATATGGATAAAAGAAAGTAAGTATTTATCCGGGAAGCCTCCGCCAAGATCCAATTTATTTAAACCCATATTCGAATTCTATCATATGAATGAAACATAGAAAAAGACGACTAAACAAGTTTGCTTAAAACTTATTTATTATTAAATTTCCACCCTCAACGGATGGCTCGAGATGATCAATCTTGAAGTGAGAAGAGAAGGATTGACTCTTCCTCAATAAATAAACTATCAACCTCCAAAAAAGTTTAATTCATTTAATTACTAGAATTAGAATTCTATTAGTAATATATTTTTTCCGTACCAAAAACAATTAACTATAATAACTAAATAAACTATTCCAATGAATAGATTGAAAGTTTTTGGTAGTTAATTGTTTTTGGTACTTCTTCGACTCGAAgaccaaaaggaagaaaaaaatatgattaagtgattattaagtgattattaAGTGATCATAGTAGAGGCATATCCTGAATGTGCCTGCTAGATcccatttttttcatgaaaataaagGTAGTCAATTTGACTGGACTTAAGACTTTATTATGTTTTCTGAGAAAACATAAgatatcattattctctttaataaACTTTTGTCTCATACGGAGTACTATATGATTTCACCGTTTGTTTCATCAGAAACAATCTGGGACGGAAGGATTCGAACCTCCGAGTAACGGGACCAAAACCCGCTGCCTTACCACTTGGCCACGCCCCATTTCGGGTTTTATGCGACACTAATAAACACTATTATGTTTATTTGTTATTCGTCAATACCATTTCAATTACATAAATAAAGAAGAGATATTCTCTTGCTAGTATTCTACACATGCAGATAATATAGAATCAAAAAAATGCATTGATCATTACATGGAATTCTATTAAGATATTATATGAAAGTCGAATTTATTCCACTCTCATTTGAGAGTGCGAATACAAGGAGGTATTTTGTGTTTGGGAAAGTCCGAAGAAAAAAAGATTTTGAATCTGCCTTTTCCTTCTTTCCCTTAAAAAAATAACTCAATCAAAATCCAATTATTTACTCTACAAGAATGAAATGCTTGTTATGCCTAATATACTTAGTTTAACCTGTATCTGTTTTAATTCTGTTCTTTATCCTACTAGTTTTTTCTTTGCCAAATTGCCCGAagcttatgctattttcaatccaaTCGTGGATATTATGCCTGTTATACCTCTATTCTTTTTTCTATTAGCCTTTGTTTGGCAAGCTGCTGTAAGTTTTCGATGAAATCTTTAGTACTCTGTATGCCAAATTGAATGATGTGttcattccaaaaaaaaaaattaaaatgggtAAAAGCCGAGaagttttatatttttatattatgaACCCTCAATTCTAAAATTGAAATTATTCTACATTGAATGGGTAGCTACAGCAATAAATTTGGATCAGCCTTTCTACTCCCCTGCACCTAGGTTGAGCAGGTACCTTTAGGTACCTACACAATACCTATTCAATACCACCTAACCCTATTTTTGCTATTGATAAGAGTTCTTATTATAAATGAATTCTTGCAATTTTTTTCCAGAATTCATTTTTGCATTTTTAGGTATCAAAAAAAACCATCCTAGTGGATCCGTGTGGTAAGGAAAAACTGGTAATCTATTCCTTAAAAAAAAATCTTGGAGATTATGTAATGCTTACTCTCAAACTTTTTGTTTATACAGTAGTGATATTCTTTGTTTCACTCTTTATCTTTGGATTCTTATCTAATGATCCAGGACGGAATCCTGGACGCGAGGAgtaaaaattcaattttttttttttcTTACAAATTGGATTTGTTTCGTACATTTATCTATGAGAAAATCCGGGGGTCAGAATTCTTTCCAGTTTGAAAGTCCCAAATGATCCAAGGGAGCGGAaagagagggattcgaaccctcggtACAAAAAAATTGTACAACGGATTAGCAATCCGCCGCTTTAGTCCACTCAGCCATCTCTCCACGTTCCAAAGCGAAAGGTTTCCGTGATATGATATAGGCAAGAAATAAGAAATAACGGTTGCAAAaaacccctttttttctttcaaaagtcTATAAAAATTATATTGCCAATTCCATTTTAGTTATATTCTTTTTTCTTAATgttaataaaaaaaagaagaaaattcttgttttttctttgtaaAAATCGATATTGACCGAGAGACAATCAAATAGATTTTCTCTTTAGCGGGCATTTCCATATAGGACTTGTTATAATTATAATAAAACAAGCTATATATAAAAAaacgctttttttttttttgtcgaTTATtt
Proteins encoded:
- the LOC123420950 gene encoding maturase K yields the protein MEKFEGYSEKQKSRQQYFVYPLLFQEYIYAFAHDYGLNGSEPVEIVSWNNKKFSSLLVKRLIIRMYQQNFLDNSVNHPNQDRLLDYKIFFYSEFYSQILSEGFAIVVEIPFSLRELSCPKEKEIPKFQNLRSIHSIFPFLEDKFLHLDYLSHIEIPYPIHLEILVQLLQYRIQDVPSLHLLRFFLNYYSNWNSFITSMKSILFFQKENKRLVKFLYNSYVSEYEFFLLFLRKQSSCLPLAYSGTFLERIHFSRKMEHFGIMYPGFSRKTLWFFMDPLIHYVRYQGKAILASKGSFFLKKKWKCYLINFWQYYFFFWTQPRRIHINQLANSCFDFMGYLSSVPKSPLLVRNQMLENSFLIDTRMKKFDTIVPATLLIGYLSKAQFCTGSGHPISKPIWTDLSDWDILDRFGRICRNLFHYHSGSSKKRTLYRLKYILRLSCARTLARKHKSTVRTFMQRLGSAFLEEFFTEEEQVFSLMFTKTTLFSFSGSHTERIWYLDIIGINDLVNPLN